A genome region from Drosophila gunungcola strain Sukarami unplaced genomic scaffold, Dgunungcola_SK_2 000075F, whole genome shotgun sequence includes the following:
- the LOC128264616 gene encoding troponin T, skeletal muscle isoform X11 produces MSDDEEYTGEGDPEFIKRQDQKRSDLDDQLKEYITEWRKQRSKEEDELKKLKEKQAKRKVTRAEEEQKMAQRKKEEEERRVREAEEKKQREIEEKRMRLEEAEKKRQAMLQAMKDKDKKGPNFTIAKKDAGVLGLSSAAMERNKTKEQLEEEKKISLSFRIKPLAIEGFGESKLREKAQELWELIVKLETEKYDLEERQKRQDYDLKELKERQKQQLRHKALKKGLDPEALTGKYPPKIQVASKYERRVDTRSYDDKKKLFEGGWDAITKDSNEKIWNEKKEQYTGRQKSKLPKWFGERPGKKAGEPETPEGEEDAKADEDIVEDDEEVEEEVVEEDDEEAEEDEEEEEEEEEEEEEEEEEEEEEEEEEEEEEE; encoded by the exons ATGTCCGACGATGAAGAGTACAC AGGAGAGGGCGACCCAGAGTTCATCAAGCGTCAGGACCAGAAGCGCTCCGACCTCGATGATCAGCTGAAAGAATACATCACCGAGTGGCGCAAACAGAGATCCAAGGAGGAGGATGAGCTGAAGAAGCTGAAGGAGAAGCAGGCCAAGCGCAAGGTCACCCGCGCCGAGGAGGAGCAGAAGATGGCCCAGCGcaagaaggaggaggaggagcgccGTGTCCGCGAAGCCGAGGAGAAGAAGCAGCGCGAGATCGAGGAGAAGCGCATGCGTCTCGAGGAGGCCGAGAAGAAGCGTCAGGCGATGCTGCAGGCCATGAAGGACAAGGACAAGAAGGGCCCCAACTTCACCATTGCCAAGAAGGATGCAGGCGTG ttgGGACTCTCGTCCGCCGCCATGGAACGCAACAAGACTAAGGAACAGTTGGAGGAGGAGAAGAAGATCTCGCTGTCGTTCCGCATCAAGCCCTTGGCCATCGAAGGATTCGGCGAGTCCAAGCTGCGCGAGAAGGCCCAGGAGCTGTGGGAGCTCATTGTCAAATTGGAAACTGAGAAGTATGACTTGGAAGAAAGGCAGAAACGTCAGGACTACGAT TTGAAAGAGTTGAAGGAAAGACAGAAGCAACAGCTCAGGCACAAAGCCTTGAAGAAGGGTCTCGACCCAGAAGCTTTGACTGGCAAATACCCG CCCAAGATTCAAGTCGCCTCCAAGTATGAGCGACGTGTGGACACCCGCTCATATGACGACAAGAAGAAGCTCTTCGAGGGT GGCTGGGATGCCATCACCAAGGACTCGAACGAGAAGATCTGGAACGAGAAGAAGGAGCAATACACCGGCCGTCAAAAAT CCAAACTGCCAAAGTGGTTCGGCGAGCGACCAGGCAAGAAGGCCGGTGAGCCCGAGACACCCGAGGGCGAGGAGGACGCCAAGGCCGATGAGGACATCGTCGAGGATGATGAGGAGGTCGAGGAGGAGGTCGTCGAGGAGGATGACGAGGAGGccgaggaggatgaggaggaggaggaggaggaagaggaggaggaagaggaggaggaagaggaagaggaggaggaagaggaggaggaagaggaggaggaggaataG
- the LOC128264616 gene encoding troponin T, skeletal muscle isoform X2, with translation MSDDEEYTSSEEEEVVEETREETKPPQTPAEGEGDPEFIKRQDQKRSDLDDQLKEYITEWRKQRSKEEDELKKLKEKQAKRKVTRAEEEQKMAQRKKEEEERRVREAEEKKQREIEEKRMRLEEAEKKRQAMLQAMKDKDKKGPNFTIAKKDAGVLGLSSAAMERNKTKEQLEEEKKISLSFRIKPLAIEGFGESKLREKAQELWELIVKLETEKYDLEERQKRQDYDLKELKERQKQQLRHKALKKGLDPEALTGKYPPKIQVASKYERRVDTRSYDDKKKLFEGGYNTVYAETLEKTWQERQERFTQRTKSKLPKWFGERPGKKAGEPETPEGEEDAKADEDIVEDDEEVEEEVVEEDDEEAEEDEEEEEEEEEEEEEEEEEEEEEEEEEEEEEE, from the exons ATGTCCGACGATGAAGAGTACAC CAgctccgaggaggaggaggttgTCGAGGAGACCCGCGAGGAGAC AAAACCACCTCAGACACCAGCCGA AGGAGAGGGCGACCCAGAGTTCATCAAGCGTCAGGACCAGAAGCGCTCCGACCTCGATGATCAGCTGAAAGAATACATCACCGAGTGGCGCAAACAGAGATCCAAGGAGGAGGATGAGCTGAAGAAGCTGAAGGAGAAGCAGGCCAAGCGCAAGGTCACCCGCGCCGAGGAGGAGCAGAAGATGGCCCAGCGcaagaaggaggaggaggagcgccGTGTCCGCGAAGCCGAGGAGAAGAAGCAGCGCGAGATCGAGGAGAAGCGCATGCGTCTCGAGGAGGCCGAGAAGAAGCGTCAGGCGATGCTGCAGGCCATGAAGGACAAGGACAAGAAGGGCCCCAACTTCACCATTGCCAAGAAGGATGCAGGCGTG ttgGGACTCTCGTCCGCCGCCATGGAACGCAACAAGACTAAGGAACAGTTGGAGGAGGAGAAGAAGATCTCGCTGTCGTTCCGCATCAAGCCCTTGGCCATCGAAGGATTCGGCGAGTCCAAGCTGCGCGAGAAGGCCCAGGAGCTGTGGGAGCTCATTGTCAAATTGGAAACTGAGAAGTATGACTTGGAAGAAAGGCAGAAACGTCAGGACTACGAT TTGAAAGAGTTGAAGGAAAGACAGAAGCAACAGCTCAGGCACAAAGCCTTGAAGAAGGGTCTCGACCCAGAAGCTTTGACTGGCAAATACCCG CCCAAGATTCAAGTCGCCTCCAAGTATGAGCGACGTGTGGACACCCGCTCATATGACGACAAGAAGAAGCTCTTCGAGGGT GGCTATAATACGGTCTATGCGGAAACCTTAGAAAAGACCTGGCAAGAAAGACAGGAAAGATTTACTCAGCGCACAAAAT CCAAACTGCCAAAGTGGTTCGGCGAGCGACCAGGCAAGAAGGCCGGTGAGCCCGAGACACCCGAGGGCGAGGAGGACGCCAAGGCCGATGAGGACATCGTCGAGGATGATGAGGAGGTCGAGGAGGAGGTCGTCGAGGAGGATGACGAGGAGGccgaggaggatgaggaggaggaggaggaggaagaggaggaggaagaggaggaggaagaggaagaggaggaggaagaggaggaggaagaggaggaggaggaataG
- the LOC128264616 gene encoding troponin T, skeletal muscle isoform X1, with translation MSDDEEYTSSEEEEVVEETREETKPPQTPAEGEGDPEFIKRQDQKRSDLDDQLKEYITEWRKQRSKEEDELKKLKEKQAKRKVTRAEEEQKMAQRKKEEEERRVREAEEKKQREIEEKRMRLEEAEKKRQAMLQAMKDKDKKGPNFTIAKKDAGVLGLSSAAMERNKTKEQLEEEKKISLSFRIKPLAIEGFGESKLREKAQELWELIVKLETEKYDLEERQKRQDYDLKELKERQKQQLRHKALKKGLDPEALTGKYPPKIQVASKYERRVDTRSYDDKKKLFEGGWDAITKDSNEKIWNEKKEQYTGRQKSKLPKWFGERPGKKAGEPETPEGEEDAKADEDIVEDDEEVEEEVVEEDDEEAEEDEEEEEEEEEEEEEEEEEEEEEEEEEEEEEE, from the exons ATGTCCGACGATGAAGAGTACAC CAgctccgaggaggaggaggttgTCGAGGAGACCCGCGAGGAGAC AAAACCACCTCAGACACCAGCCGA AGGAGAGGGCGACCCAGAGTTCATCAAGCGTCAGGACCAGAAGCGCTCCGACCTCGATGATCAGCTGAAAGAATACATCACCGAGTGGCGCAAACAGAGATCCAAGGAGGAGGATGAGCTGAAGAAGCTGAAGGAGAAGCAGGCCAAGCGCAAGGTCACCCGCGCCGAGGAGGAGCAGAAGATGGCCCAGCGcaagaaggaggaggaggagcgccGTGTCCGCGAAGCCGAGGAGAAGAAGCAGCGCGAGATCGAGGAGAAGCGCATGCGTCTCGAGGAGGCCGAGAAGAAGCGTCAGGCGATGCTGCAGGCCATGAAGGACAAGGACAAGAAGGGCCCCAACTTCACCATTGCCAAGAAGGATGCAGGCGTG ttgGGACTCTCGTCCGCCGCCATGGAACGCAACAAGACTAAGGAACAGTTGGAGGAGGAGAAGAAGATCTCGCTGTCGTTCCGCATCAAGCCCTTGGCCATCGAAGGATTCGGCGAGTCCAAGCTGCGCGAGAAGGCCCAGGAGCTGTGGGAGCTCATTGTCAAATTGGAAACTGAGAAGTATGACTTGGAAGAAAGGCAGAAACGTCAGGACTACGAT TTGAAAGAGTTGAAGGAAAGACAGAAGCAACAGCTCAGGCACAAAGCCTTGAAGAAGGGTCTCGACCCAGAAGCTTTGACTGGCAAATACCCG CCCAAGATTCAAGTCGCCTCCAAGTATGAGCGACGTGTGGACACCCGCTCATATGACGACAAGAAGAAGCTCTTCGAGGGT GGCTGGGATGCCATCACCAAGGACTCGAACGAGAAGATCTGGAACGAGAAGAAGGAGCAATACACCGGCCGTCAAAAAT CCAAACTGCCAAAGTGGTTCGGCGAGCGACCAGGCAAGAAGGCCGGTGAGCCCGAGACACCCGAGGGCGAGGAGGACGCCAAGGCCGATGAGGACATCGTCGAGGATGATGAGGAGGTCGAGGAGGAGGTCGTCGAGGAGGATGACGAGGAGGccgaggaggatgaggaggaggaggaggaggaagaggaggaggaagaggaggaggaagaggaagaggaggaggaagaggaggaggaagaggaggaggaggaataG
- the LOC128264616 gene encoding troponin T, skeletal muscle isoform X7, translating into MSDDEEYTSSEEEEVVEETREETGEGDPEFIKRQDQKRSDLDDQLKEYITEWRKQRSKEEDELKKLKEKQAKRKVTRAEEEQKMAQRKKEEEERRVREAEEKKQREIEEKRMRLEEAEKKRQAMLQAMKDKDKKGPNFTIAKKDAGVLGLSSAAMERNKTKEQLEEEKKISLSFRIKPLAIEGFGESKLREKAQELWELIVKLETEKYDLEERQKRQDYDLKELKERQKQQLRHKALKKGLDPEALTGKYPPKIQVASKYERRVDTRSYDDKKKLFEGGYNTVYAETLEKTWQERQERFTQRTKSKLPKWFGERPGKKAGEPETPEGEEDAKADEDIVEDDEEVEEEVVEEDDEEAEEDEEEEEEEEEEEEEEEEEEEEEEEEEEEEEE; encoded by the exons ATGTCCGACGATGAAGAGTACAC CAgctccgaggaggaggaggttgTCGAGGAGACCCGCGAGGAGAC AGGAGAGGGCGACCCAGAGTTCATCAAGCGTCAGGACCAGAAGCGCTCCGACCTCGATGATCAGCTGAAAGAATACATCACCGAGTGGCGCAAACAGAGATCCAAGGAGGAGGATGAGCTGAAGAAGCTGAAGGAGAAGCAGGCCAAGCGCAAGGTCACCCGCGCCGAGGAGGAGCAGAAGATGGCCCAGCGcaagaaggaggaggaggagcgccGTGTCCGCGAAGCCGAGGAGAAGAAGCAGCGCGAGATCGAGGAGAAGCGCATGCGTCTCGAGGAGGCCGAGAAGAAGCGTCAGGCGATGCTGCAGGCCATGAAGGACAAGGACAAGAAGGGCCCCAACTTCACCATTGCCAAGAAGGATGCAGGCGTG ttgGGACTCTCGTCCGCCGCCATGGAACGCAACAAGACTAAGGAACAGTTGGAGGAGGAGAAGAAGATCTCGCTGTCGTTCCGCATCAAGCCCTTGGCCATCGAAGGATTCGGCGAGTCCAAGCTGCGCGAGAAGGCCCAGGAGCTGTGGGAGCTCATTGTCAAATTGGAAACTGAGAAGTATGACTTGGAAGAAAGGCAGAAACGTCAGGACTACGAT TTGAAAGAGTTGAAGGAAAGACAGAAGCAACAGCTCAGGCACAAAGCCTTGAAGAAGGGTCTCGACCCAGAAGCTTTGACTGGCAAATACCCG CCCAAGATTCAAGTCGCCTCCAAGTATGAGCGACGTGTGGACACCCGCTCATATGACGACAAGAAGAAGCTCTTCGAGGGT GGCTATAATACGGTCTATGCGGAAACCTTAGAAAAGACCTGGCAAGAAAGACAGGAAAGATTTACTCAGCGCACAAAAT CCAAACTGCCAAAGTGGTTCGGCGAGCGACCAGGCAAGAAGGCCGGTGAGCCCGAGACACCCGAGGGCGAGGAGGACGCCAAGGCCGATGAGGACATCGTCGAGGATGATGAGGAGGTCGAGGAGGAGGTCGTCGAGGAGGATGACGAGGAGGccgaggaggatgaggaggaggaggaggaggaagaggaggaggaagaggaggaggaagaggaagaggaggaggaagaggaggaggaagaggaggaggaggaataG
- the LOC128264616 gene encoding troponin T, skeletal muscle isoform X16, whose protein sequence is MSDDEEYTSEEEEVVEETREETKPPQTPAEGEGDPEFIKRQDQKRSDLDDQLKEYITEWRKQRSKEEDELKKLKEKQAKRKVTRAEEEQKMAQRKKEEEERRVREAEEKKQREIEEKRMRLEEAEKKRQAMLQAMKDKDKKGPNFTIAKKDAGVLGLSSAAMERNKTKEQLEEEKKISLSFRIKPLAIEGFGESKLREKAQELWELIVKLETEKYDLEERQKRQDYDLKELKERQKQQLRHKALKKGLDPEALTGKYPPKIQVASKYERRVDTRSYDDKKKLFEGGYNTVYAETLEKTWQERQERFTQRTKSKLPKWFGERPGKKAGEPETPEGEEDAKADEDIVEDDEEVEEEVVEEDDEEAEEDEEEEEEEEEEEEEEEEEEEEEEEEEEEEEE, encoded by the exons ATGTCCGACGATGAAGAGTACAC ctccgaggaggaggaggttgTCGAGGAGACCCGCGAGGAGAC AAAACCACCTCAGACACCAGCCGA AGGAGAGGGCGACCCAGAGTTCATCAAGCGTCAGGACCAGAAGCGCTCCGACCTCGATGATCAGCTGAAAGAATACATCACCGAGTGGCGCAAACAGAGATCCAAGGAGGAGGATGAGCTGAAGAAGCTGAAGGAGAAGCAGGCCAAGCGCAAGGTCACCCGCGCCGAGGAGGAGCAGAAGATGGCCCAGCGcaagaaggaggaggaggagcgccGTGTCCGCGAAGCCGAGGAGAAGAAGCAGCGCGAGATCGAGGAGAAGCGCATGCGTCTCGAGGAGGCCGAGAAGAAGCGTCAGGCGATGCTGCAGGCCATGAAGGACAAGGACAAGAAGGGCCCCAACTTCACCATTGCCAAGAAGGATGCAGGCGTG ttgGGACTCTCGTCCGCCGCCATGGAACGCAACAAGACTAAGGAACAGTTGGAGGAGGAGAAGAAGATCTCGCTGTCGTTCCGCATCAAGCCCTTGGCCATCGAAGGATTCGGCGAGTCCAAGCTGCGCGAGAAGGCCCAGGAGCTGTGGGAGCTCATTGTCAAATTGGAAACTGAGAAGTATGACTTGGAAGAAAGGCAGAAACGTCAGGACTACGAT TTGAAAGAGTTGAAGGAAAGACAGAAGCAACAGCTCAGGCACAAAGCCTTGAAGAAGGGTCTCGACCCAGAAGCTTTGACTGGCAAATACCCG CCCAAGATTCAAGTCGCCTCCAAGTATGAGCGACGTGTGGACACCCGCTCATATGACGACAAGAAGAAGCTCTTCGAGGGT GGCTATAATACGGTCTATGCGGAAACCTTAGAAAAGACCTGGCAAGAAAGACAGGAAAGATTTACTCAGCGCACAAAAT CCAAACTGCCAAAGTGGTTCGGCGAGCGACCAGGCAAGAAGGCCGGTGAGCCCGAGACACCCGAGGGCGAGGAGGACGCCAAGGCCGATGAGGACATCGTCGAGGATGATGAGGAGGTCGAGGAGGAGGTCGTCGAGGAGGATGACGAGGAGGccgaggaggatgaggaggaggaggaggaggaagaggaggaggaagaggaggaggaagaggaagaggaggaggaagaggaggaggaagaggaggaggaggaataG
- the LOC128264616 gene encoding troponin T, skeletal muscle isoform X15, which translates to MSDDEEYTSEEEEVVEETREETKPPQTPAEGEGDPEFIKRQDQKRSDLDDQLKEYITEWRKQRSKEEDELKKLKEKQAKRKVTRAEEEQKMAQRKKEEEERRVREAEEKKQREIEEKRMRLEEAEKKRQAMLQAMKDKDKKGPNFTIAKKDAGLGLSSAAMERNKTKEQLEEEKKISLSFRIKPLAIEGFGESKLREKAQELWELIVKLETEKYDLEERQKRQDYDLKELKERQKQQLRHKALKKGLDPEALTGKYPPKIQVASKYERRVDTRSYDDKKKLFEGGWDAITKDSNEKIWNEKKEQYTGRQKSKLPKWFGERPGKKAGEPETPEGEEDAKADEDIVEDDEEVEEEVVEEDDEEAEEDEEEEEEEEEEEEEEEEEEEEEEEEEEEEEE; encoded by the exons ATGTCCGACGATGAAGAGTACAC ctccgaggaggaggaggttgTCGAGGAGACCCGCGAGGAGAC AAAACCACCTCAGACACCAGCCGA AGGAGAGGGCGACCCAGAGTTCATCAAGCGTCAGGACCAGAAGCGCTCCGACCTCGATGATCAGCTGAAAGAATACATCACCGAGTGGCGCAAACAGAGATCCAAGGAGGAGGATGAGCTGAAGAAGCTGAAGGAGAAGCAGGCCAAGCGCAAGGTCACCCGCGCCGAGGAGGAGCAGAAGATGGCCCAGCGcaagaaggaggaggaggagcgccGTGTCCGCGAAGCCGAGGAGAAGAAGCAGCGCGAGATCGAGGAGAAGCGCATGCGTCTCGAGGAGGCCGAGAAGAAGCGTCAGGCGATGCTGCAGGCCATGAAGGACAAGGACAAGAAGGGCCCCAACTTCACCATTGCCAAGAAGGATGCAGGC ttgGGACTCTCGTCCGCCGCCATGGAACGCAACAAGACTAAGGAACAGTTGGAGGAGGAGAAGAAGATCTCGCTGTCGTTCCGCATCAAGCCCTTGGCCATCGAAGGATTCGGCGAGTCCAAGCTGCGCGAGAAGGCCCAGGAGCTGTGGGAGCTCATTGTCAAATTGGAAACTGAGAAGTATGACTTGGAAGAAAGGCAGAAACGTCAGGACTACGAT TTGAAAGAGTTGAAGGAAAGACAGAAGCAACAGCTCAGGCACAAAGCCTTGAAGAAGGGTCTCGACCCAGAAGCTTTGACTGGCAAATACCCG CCCAAGATTCAAGTCGCCTCCAAGTATGAGCGACGTGTGGACACCCGCTCATATGACGACAAGAAGAAGCTCTTCGAGGGT GGCTGGGATGCCATCACCAAGGACTCGAACGAGAAGATCTGGAACGAGAAGAAGGAGCAATACACCGGCCGTCAAAAAT CCAAACTGCCAAAGTGGTTCGGCGAGCGACCAGGCAAGAAGGCCGGTGAGCCCGAGACACCCGAGGGCGAGGAGGACGCCAAGGCCGATGAGGACATCGTCGAGGATGATGAGGAGGTCGAGGAGGAGGTCGTCGAGGAGGATGACGAGGAGGccgaggaggatgaggaggaggaggaggaggaagaggaggaggaagaggaggaggaagaggaagaggaggaggaagaggaggaggaagaggaggaggaggaataG
- the LOC128264616 gene encoding troponin T, skeletal muscle isoform X6: protein MSDDEEYTSSEEEEVVEETREETGEGDPEFIKRQDQKRSDLDDQLKEYITEWRKQRSKEEDELKKLKEKQAKRKVTRAEEEQKMAQRKKEEEERRVREAEEKKQREIEEKRMRLEEAEKKRQAMLQAMKDKDKKGPNFTIAKKDAGVLGLSSAAMERNKTKEQLEEEKKISLSFRIKPLAIEGFGESKLREKAQELWELIVKLETEKYDLEERQKRQDYDLKELKERQKQQLRHKALKKGLDPEALTGKYPPKIQVASKYERRVDTRSYDDKKKLFEGGWDAITKDSNEKIWNEKKEQYTGRQKSKLPKWFGERPGKKAGEPETPEGEEDAKADEDIVEDDEEVEEEVVEEDDEEAEEDEEEEEEEEEEEEEEEEEEEEEEEEEEEEEE, encoded by the exons ATGTCCGACGATGAAGAGTACAC CAgctccgaggaggaggaggttgTCGAGGAGACCCGCGAGGAGAC AGGAGAGGGCGACCCAGAGTTCATCAAGCGTCAGGACCAGAAGCGCTCCGACCTCGATGATCAGCTGAAAGAATACATCACCGAGTGGCGCAAACAGAGATCCAAGGAGGAGGATGAGCTGAAGAAGCTGAAGGAGAAGCAGGCCAAGCGCAAGGTCACCCGCGCCGAGGAGGAGCAGAAGATGGCCCAGCGcaagaaggaggaggaggagcgccGTGTCCGCGAAGCCGAGGAGAAGAAGCAGCGCGAGATCGAGGAGAAGCGCATGCGTCTCGAGGAGGCCGAGAAGAAGCGTCAGGCGATGCTGCAGGCCATGAAGGACAAGGACAAGAAGGGCCCCAACTTCACCATTGCCAAGAAGGATGCAGGCGTG ttgGGACTCTCGTCCGCCGCCATGGAACGCAACAAGACTAAGGAACAGTTGGAGGAGGAGAAGAAGATCTCGCTGTCGTTCCGCATCAAGCCCTTGGCCATCGAAGGATTCGGCGAGTCCAAGCTGCGCGAGAAGGCCCAGGAGCTGTGGGAGCTCATTGTCAAATTGGAAACTGAGAAGTATGACTTGGAAGAAAGGCAGAAACGTCAGGACTACGAT TTGAAAGAGTTGAAGGAAAGACAGAAGCAACAGCTCAGGCACAAAGCCTTGAAGAAGGGTCTCGACCCAGAAGCTTTGACTGGCAAATACCCG CCCAAGATTCAAGTCGCCTCCAAGTATGAGCGACGTGTGGACACCCGCTCATATGACGACAAGAAGAAGCTCTTCGAGGGT GGCTGGGATGCCATCACCAAGGACTCGAACGAGAAGATCTGGAACGAGAAGAAGGAGCAATACACCGGCCGTCAAAAAT CCAAACTGCCAAAGTGGTTCGGCGAGCGACCAGGCAAGAAGGCCGGTGAGCCCGAGACACCCGAGGGCGAGGAGGACGCCAAGGCCGATGAGGACATCGTCGAGGATGATGAGGAGGTCGAGGAGGAGGTCGTCGAGGAGGATGACGAGGAGGccgaggaggatgaggaggaggaggaggaggaagaggaggaggaagaggaggaggaagaggaagaggaggaggaagaggaggaggaagaggaggaggaggaataG
- the LOC128264616 gene encoding troponin T, skeletal muscle isoform X17 has translation MKSTPAPRRRRLSRRPARRRKKPPQTPAEGEGDPEFIKRQDQKRSDLDDQLKEYITEWRKQRSKEEDELKKLKEKQAKRKVTRAEEEQKMAQRKKEEEERRVREAEEKKQREIEEKRMRLEEAEKKRQAMLQAMKDKDKKGPNFTIAKKDAGLGLSSAAMERNKTKEQLEEEKKISLSFRIKPLAIEGFGESKLREKAQELWELIVKLETEKYDLEERQKRQDYDLKELKERQKQQLRHKALKKGLDPEALTGKYPPKIQVASKYERRVDTRSYDDKKKLFEGGWDAITKDSNEKIWNEKKEQYTGRQKSKLPKWFGERPGKKAGEPETPEGEEDAKADEDIVEDDEEVEEEVVEEDDEEAEEDEEEEEEEEEEEEEEEEEEEEEEEEEEEEEE, from the exons ATGAAGAGTACAC CAgctccgaggaggaggaggttgTCGAGGAGACCCGCGAGGAGACGTAA AAAACCACCTCAGACACCAGCCGA AGGAGAGGGCGACCCAGAGTTCATCAAGCGTCAGGACCAGAAGCGCTCCGACCTCGATGATCAGCTGAAAGAATACATCACCGAGTGGCGCAAACAGAGATCCAAGGAGGAGGATGAGCTGAAGAAGCTGAAGGAGAAGCAGGCCAAGCGCAAGGTCACCCGCGCCGAGGAGGAGCAGAAGATGGCCCAGCGcaagaaggaggaggaggagcgccGTGTCCGCGAAGCCGAGGAGAAGAAGCAGCGCGAGATCGAGGAGAAGCGCATGCGTCTCGAGGAGGCCGAGAAGAAGCGTCAGGCGATGCTGCAGGCCATGAAGGACAAGGACAAGAAGGGCCCCAACTTCACCATTGCCAAGAAGGATGCAGGC ttgGGACTCTCGTCCGCCGCCATGGAACGCAACAAGACTAAGGAACAGTTGGAGGAGGAGAAGAAGATCTCGCTGTCGTTCCGCATCAAGCCCTTGGCCATCGAAGGATTCGGCGAGTCCAAGCTGCGCGAGAAGGCCCAGGAGCTGTGGGAGCTCATTGTCAAATTGGAAACTGAGAAGTATGACTTGGAAGAAAGGCAGAAACGTCAGGACTACGAT TTGAAAGAGTTGAAGGAAAGACAGAAGCAACAGCTCAGGCACAAAGCCTTGAAGAAGGGTCTCGACCCAGAAGCTTTGACTGGCAAATACCCG CCCAAGATTCAAGTCGCCTCCAAGTATGAGCGACGTGTGGACACCCGCTCATATGACGACAAGAAGAAGCTCTTCGAGGGT GGCTGGGATGCCATCACCAAGGACTCGAACGAGAAGATCTGGAACGAGAAGAAGGAGCAATACACCGGCCGTCAAAAAT CCAAACTGCCAAAGTGGTTCGGCGAGCGACCAGGCAAGAAGGCCGGTGAGCCCGAGACACCCGAGGGCGAGGAGGACGCCAAGGCCGATGAGGACATCGTCGAGGATGATGAGGAGGTCGAGGAGGAGGTCGTCGAGGAGGATGACGAGGAGGccgaggaggatgaggaggaggaggaggaggaagaggaggaggaagaggaggaggaagaggaagaggaggaggaagaggaggaggaagaggaggaggaggaataG